A single region of the Desulfonatronovibrio magnus genome encodes:
- a CDS encoding mechanosensitive ion channel family protein: MDIVLSIFQDIKWESIIATSIRIMIILAIVFIVKKVVKAGLEKFEEKLVQRGKVSGETPSEVQKRSETLIKLLRQGVFIAIWVLAGLVLLRELGFEIAPILAGAGIVGLAVGFGAQNLVRDVISGFFIILEDQIRVGDVAVINGTGGLVETVNFRTVVLRDLTGTVHFFPNGTINTLSNVTNGWSAHVFDLGVAYKEDTDRVVEIINKVGKELKDDEYFGRLMMEELEVFGVDKFAESAIMIRGRIKTKPIKQWEVGREFLRRIKKSFDENGIEIPFPHRSIYFGEASKPMDLKLVEQAAVRGRSDSQ, encoded by the coding sequence ATGGATATTGTGCTAAGCATTTTTCAAGATATAAAATGGGAGTCCATCATAGCTACTTCCATCAGGATCATGATCATACTGGCAATAGTTTTTATTGTAAAAAAAGTGGTTAAAGCAGGGCTTGAAAAATTTGAAGAAAAGCTTGTCCAGCGCGGAAAAGTTTCTGGAGAGACCCCATCAGAAGTTCAAAAAAGATCTGAAACACTGATCAAGTTGCTGCGCCAGGGAGTTTTCATAGCCATATGGGTTCTGGCCGGACTCGTTCTGCTCAGAGAATTAGGATTCGAAATTGCGCCTATTCTGGCAGGTGCCGGAATAGTGGGTCTTGCAGTTGGTTTTGGAGCTCAAAATCTGGTCAGAGATGTAATTTCCGGATTTTTCATTATTTTGGAAGATCAGATCAGGGTTGGTGATGTAGCAGTGATAAACGGAACAGGTGGCCTGGTGGAGACAGTTAACTTCAGAACTGTTGTTTTACGAGACTTGACTGGTACTGTTCATTTCTTTCCCAATGGAACCATAAATACTTTATCCAATGTCACCAATGGCTGGTCAGCTCATGTTTTTGATCTTGGAGTTGCGTATAAAGAAGATACTGACAGGGTTGTAGAGATAATTAATAAAGTCGGCAAAGAACTTAAGGATGATGAGTATTTCGGCCGTTTGATGATGGAAGAGCTTGAAGTCTTTGGAGTTGATAAATTTGCCGAGTCAGCGATTATGATAAGAGGACGAATTAAAACCAAACCCATTAAACAATGGGAAGTAGGCCGTGAATTTCTGCGCAGAATTAAAAAATCATTTGACGAAAATGGTATAGAAATCCCCTTTCCTCATCGTTCCATCTATTTTGGGGAAGCAAGCAAACCAATGGACCTCAAGCTTGTTGAACAGGCAGCAGTCAGGGGCAGGTCCGATTCCCAGTGA
- the cysS gene encoding cysteine--tRNA ligase codes for MFIYNTISKKKEEFIPIEDNKVKMYVCGITAYDYCHIGHARSTVVFDVMVRYLRHSGYNVTFVRNFTDVDDKIIVRAARENMSSIDVAEKFIAAFYEDMDRLNILRADIEPKATEHIPEMINLIRNLEDKGFAYSVSSGDVYFRVRQMEHYGRLSGRNIEELQSGSRVTPGEEKEDPLDFALWKASKPGEPSWESPWGAGRPGWHLECSAMSEKYLGIPFDIHGGGQDLAFPHHENEMAQSEAAFGTQFVKYWVHNGFVRVNSEKMSKSLGNFITIRDILSEFHPEVLRFFLLTKHYRSPLDYSTEYLLEAEKALKKIYSCIDHLNTELSRTKWSKGGQFDQIMKEVQAIQDKWKKAMDDDFNTAEALGHVFSLVRLTNRMLEDKSFRKSQTGKEIMLFISESLTSWSKILGLFESKPDSFLEELKNIKCIRNKIDPDYIQTLLAKRQQARKDKEYALADQVREELTAMGIEVMDTPGGAKWDFA; via the coding sequence ATGTTTATATACAATACCATTTCCAAAAAAAAAGAAGAGTTCATCCCTATTGAAGACAACAAGGTCAAAATGTACGTTTGCGGCATCACTGCCTATGATTATTGCCACATAGGACACGCCCGCTCTACTGTGGTTTTTGATGTTATGGTCAGATATTTACGTCATTCAGGCTACAATGTTACTTTTGTGCGCAATTTTACTGATGTTGATGATAAAATCATTGTTAGAGCAGCCAGGGAGAATATGTCTTCAATAGATGTGGCGGAAAAATTCATTGCCGCGTTTTATGAAGACATGGACCGCCTCAACATTTTGAGAGCAGATATTGAACCAAAGGCAACTGAACATATTCCAGAAATGATTAATCTCATCAGAAACCTTGAAGATAAAGGGTTTGCCTACAGCGTATCTTCCGGAGATGTTTACTTTCGTGTCCGCCAAATGGAACATTACGGCCGACTGTCAGGCAGGAATATTGAAGAGCTGCAATCAGGCAGTAGAGTAACCCCGGGTGAAGAAAAAGAAGACCCTCTTGACTTTGCTTTGTGGAAAGCATCCAAGCCTGGCGAACCCAGCTGGGAAAGCCCCTGGGGAGCAGGCAGACCTGGATGGCATCTGGAGTGCTCGGCCATGAGTGAAAAGTATCTTGGAATACCTTTTGATATCCACGGGGGCGGACAGGATCTGGCCTTTCCTCACCATGAAAATGAAATGGCCCAGAGTGAGGCCGCCTTTGGCACCCAGTTTGTCAAATATTGGGTGCATAATGGATTTGTGCGCGTCAACTCAGAGAAGATGTCAAAATCCCTTGGAAATTTCATTACCATAAGAGACATACTTTCAGAATTCCATCCTGAAGTATTGCGTTTTTTTCTTTTAACAAAGCACTATCGAAGCCCATTGGACTATTCTACTGAATATCTCTTGGAGGCAGAAAAAGCATTGAAAAAAATATATTCATGCATTGATCATCTCAATACTGAACTGTCCAGAACAAAATGGAGCAAAGGCGGGCAGTTTGACCAGATCATGAAGGAAGTCCAGGCGATTCAGGATAAATGGAAAAAGGCAATGGATGATGACTTTAATACAGCTGAGGCCCTTGGACATGTTTTCAGTCTGGTCCGGCTTACCAACCGAATGCTTGAAGACAAAAGTTTTCGCAAAAGTCAGACTGGTAAAGAAATAATGCTTTTCATAAGTGAGAGTCTGACCAGTTGGAGTAAAATTCTGGGACTTTTTGAAAGCAAACCGGACTCATTTCTGGAAGAGCTGAAAAATATAAAATGTATCAGAAACAAAATTGATCCTGATTATATCCAGACTTTGCTCGCTAAACGCCAACAGGCTCGAAAAGATAAGGAATATGCTTTGGCTGATCAGGTTCGTGAAGAACTGACTGCAATGGGAATCGAGGTAATGGACACACCCGGGGGTGCCAAATGGGACTTTGCCTGA
- a CDS encoding ATP-grasp domain-containing protein, with protein MSSDKFPAIGSQLKNCPVIVTLGVCPNFSDYPEWKKKILADSPRIYFPTSLYAEMFVAMGKEIFPSIECYRFVGDKIRQTLLFEMLGLPVLRTRVYYGPLQRQNILHDFPLPFVGKAPRFSSQGQGVFLISTQNELEKYLKHNHPAYIQEYMPACRDFRVVLAGTKVLLAYERIPDKEEFRANVTLGARISFEDIPNGVIDLARSASELCRFNYTGLDICQSEGRYYILEANMKFGTSGFRQAGLDLKAILCELVQNRMI; from the coding sequence ATGTCATCGGACAAATTCCCGGCCATAGGCTCACAGCTTAAAAATTGTCCGGTAATAGTTACTCTTGGAGTCTGCCCTAACTTTTCCGACTATCCTGAGTGGAAAAAAAAGATTCTGGCTGATTCTCCGAGGATATATTTCCCTACTTCACTCTATGCTGAAATGTTTGTGGCTATGGGTAAAGAAATCTTCCCCTCCATTGAGTGCTATCGCTTTGTTGGCGACAAGATCAGGCAAACTCTTCTGTTTGAAATGCTGGGACTGCCAGTGCTTAGAACCAGAGTGTATTATGGGCCCCTTCAAAGACAGAACATCCTTCATGATTTCCCTTTACCTTTTGTAGGAAAAGCTCCGAGATTTTCATCCCAAGGACAGGGAGTTTTTCTCATAAGCACTCAAAATGAACTTGAAAAGTACCTTAAACACAATCATCCAGCTTACATCCAGGAGTACATGCCTGCATGTCGTGATTTCAGAGTGGTGCTGGCCGGCACAAAAGTACTGCTTGCTTACGAGCGCATACCTGATAAAGAAGAGTTTCGGGCAAATGTTACTCTTGGAGCAAGAATAAGCTTTGAGGATATTCCAAATGGTGTTATAGATCTTGCCAGATCAGCTTCTGAGTTATGTCGGTTCAATTATACTGGGCTGGACATTTGCCAGTCTGAGGGCAGGTATTATATCCTTGAAGCAAACATGAAGTTCGGCACTTCAGGGTTCAGACAGGCAGGTCTTGACCTTAAAGCTATACTCTGCGAATTAGTACAAAACAGGATGATTTAG